In Rubrivirga marina, the following are encoded in one genomic region:
- a CDS encoding glycosyltransferase family 2 protein, producing MRPDLSVVVPSYNEAESLPKLADQIRDALDGAGLSFEVWLVDDGSDDASWEVIEGLNRDDDRFAGVRFRRNYGKSAALAAGFGRARGRYVATLDADLQDDPAELPEMVRRLQAGADLVSGWKRKRHDPWEKRLPSKFFNHITRWMSGIPLHDFNSGIKAYRREVVESVRVYGELHRYIPLLAKWEGFTNIEEQVVNHRERLHGTTKFGLERYLRGFLDLITVVFLTRFARRPMVFFGGAGTLAFVLGFLTLVYLTVEKLVFGASIGGRPLLLFGVMLILLGAQSFLAGLLGEMIVRPEMERPDQYDVRSEVTPSVDVRREEPVRV from the coding sequence ATGCGCCCCGACCTCTCCGTCGTCGTCCCCTCGTACAACGAGGCCGAGAGCCTGCCCAAGCTGGCGGACCAGATCCGCGACGCATTGGACGGCGCCGGCCTGAGCTTCGAGGTCTGGCTCGTCGACGACGGCTCGGACGACGCCTCGTGGGAGGTTATTGAGGGGCTCAATCGAGACGACGACCGGTTCGCGGGCGTCCGCTTCCGGCGGAACTACGGCAAGAGCGCCGCCCTCGCCGCCGGCTTCGGGAGGGCTCGCGGGCGCTATGTCGCCACGCTCGACGCCGATCTCCAGGACGATCCGGCCGAACTGCCTGAGATGGTCCGCCGCCTCCAGGCCGGCGCCGACCTCGTCTCCGGGTGGAAGCGGAAGCGGCACGACCCGTGGGAAAAACGCCTCCCGTCGAAGTTCTTCAACCACATCACGCGCTGGATGTCGGGGATCCCACTCCACGACTTCAACTCGGGCATCAAGGCCTACCGGCGTGAGGTGGTCGAGAGTGTCCGCGTGTACGGCGAACTCCACCGCTACATCCCGCTCCTGGCGAAGTGGGAGGGGTTCACGAACATCGAGGAGCAGGTCGTCAACCACCGCGAGCGGCTCCACGGGACGACGAAGTTCGGACTGGAGCGCTACCTCCGAGGCTTCCTCGACCTCATCACAGTCGTCTTCCTGACCCGGTTCGCGCGCCGGCCGATGGTGTTCTTCGGCGGGGCCGGAACGCTCGCGTTCGTCCTCGGCTTCCTGACGCTGGTCTACCTCACCGTCGAGAAGCTCGTATTCGGCGCGTCGATCGGCGGCCGCCCTCTGCTCCTGTTCGGCGTCATGCTCATCCTGCTCGGCGCGCAGTCGTTCCTGGCCGGGCTGCTGGGCGAGATGATCGTCCGCCCCGAGATGGAGCGGCCGGACCAGTACGACGTCCGGAGCGAGGTCACGCCGTCGGTCGACGTGCGTCGAGAGGAGCCGGTCCGGGTCTAG
- a CDS encoding CBS domain-containing protein: MTVATILSALGPLSTTDTVGEALVELADAHVAHLPVLDPTGRLDSVVTEAALRAHPEPSAPLGALMAGEPVSIGLDTHVFDAAHLMRQHGLSVLPVVSGDGGYAGLVVRQDVFGQLAHMLATEEPGAIVVLDVSRTDFSLGQVAQIVEQNGVRILSVSTEDDPGAGRVRVTLKLNVTDTARVRHVMAHYDYRVVAVFDEAEDDLEERAAAFLRYLNV, translated from the coding sequence ATGACCGTTGCCACAATCCTCAGCGCCCTCGGCCCGCTCTCGACGACGGACACCGTCGGCGAGGCGCTCGTCGAGCTGGCCGACGCCCACGTCGCGCACCTCCCGGTGCTCGATCCGACCGGCCGCCTCGACTCGGTCGTGACCGAGGCCGCGCTCCGGGCGCACCCCGAGCCCAGCGCCCCGCTCGGTGCGCTCATGGCCGGCGAGCCGGTCTCCATCGGACTCGACACGCACGTGTTCGACGCGGCACACCTCATGCGCCAGCACGGCCTGAGCGTGCTCCCGGTCGTGTCCGGGGACGGCGGCTACGCCGGCCTCGTCGTTCGCCAGGACGTGTTTGGGCAGCTCGCGCACATGCTGGCGACCGAGGAGCCGGGCGCCATCGTCGTCCTCGACGTCTCCCGCACCGACTTCTCGCTTGGGCAGGTGGCCCAGATCGTCGAGCAGAACGGCGTCCGCATCCTGTCCGTGTCGACGGAGGATGACCCGGGCGCGGGGCGTGTCCGCGTGACGCTCAAGCTGAACGTGACCGACACGGCGCGCGTGCGCCACGTCATGGCGCACTACGACTACCGCGTCGTCGCCGTCTTTGACGAGGCCGAGGACGACCTCGAAGAGCGCGCCGCTGCCTTCCTGCGCTACCTCAACGTGTAA
- a CDS encoding mechanosensitive ion channel family protein, translating into MIELFQIAPLAALEPWPAFAVGLGLALGGALLLHAVVYGSLHRIRRTAPERLPLRGHLVLQTEGPARWTLALLALRLVLPQLPPEAAEATAPHLATALYISIVLASAWLIMRSVKAVRMSLGDRLDLQKADNLSERRILTQVGLLQRLINVVVIVVALAAILLHFESVRRIGAGLLASAGVAGIVLGFAAQRVLGNLFAGIQIAITQPIRVDDVVVVEGEWARVEEITLTYVVVRIWDLRRLVLPISYFIETPFQNWTRSSSQVIGTVYLRTDYTVPVEDVREAVGRIVGGSEHFDGETWRLHVTDLGERGVEMRALMTASNADHAWELRCEVREKLLAWLRETHPEALPRTRVVFPDADAHLPHLGGDGVEAGRAVFERGR; encoded by the coding sequence ATGATCGAACTTTTCCAGATCGCCCCGCTCGCCGCGCTCGAGCCCTGGCCCGCCTTCGCGGTGGGGCTCGGGCTCGCGCTGGGCGGAGCGCTCCTGCTCCACGCGGTCGTCTACGGCTCGCTCCACCGGATCCGGCGGACGGCACCGGAGCGGCTCCCGCTCCGGGGTCACCTCGTGCTCCAGACCGAGGGGCCCGCACGGTGGACGCTCGCGCTGCTCGCGCTCCGGCTCGTTCTGCCCCAACTCCCGCCCGAGGCGGCGGAGGCGACCGCGCCCCACCTCGCGACCGCCCTCTACATCAGCATCGTGCTGGCGTCGGCGTGGCTCATCATGCGGAGCGTCAAGGCCGTCCGGATGTCGCTGGGCGACCGGCTCGACCTCCAGAAGGCCGACAACCTCTCCGAACGGCGGATCCTCACGCAGGTCGGGCTGCTGCAGCGGCTCATCAACGTGGTCGTGATCGTCGTTGCGTTGGCGGCGATCCTGCTCCACTTCGAGTCGGTCCGGCGGATCGGCGCGGGGCTGCTGGCCTCGGCGGGCGTGGCCGGCATCGTGCTCGGCTTCGCGGCGCAGCGCGTGCTCGGCAACCTGTTCGCCGGCATCCAGATCGCCATCACCCAGCCCATCCGCGTCGACGACGTGGTCGTGGTCGAGGGCGAGTGGGCGCGCGTCGAGGAGATCACGCTGACCTACGTCGTCGTGCGGATCTGGGACCTCCGGCGGCTCGTCCTCCCGATCTCGTATTTTATCGAGACGCCGTTCCAGAACTGGACGCGGTCGTCGTCGCAGGTGATCGGCACGGTCTACCTCCGGACCGATTACACCGTCCCGGTCGAGGACGTGCGCGAGGCGGTGGGGCGGATCGTCGGGGGTTCGGAGCACTTCGACGGCGAGACGTGGCGGCTCCACGTGACCGACCTCGGCGAGCGGGGCGTCGAGATGCGCGCCCTCATGACGGCCTCGAACGCCGACCACGCGTGGGAGCTGCGGTGCGAGGTGCGGGAAAAGCTGCTGGCGTGGCTCCGCGAGACGCACCCGGAGGCGCTCCCGCGGACGCGCGTCGTCTTCCCCGACGCCGACGCCCACCTGCCCCACCTCGGGGGCGACGGCGTCGAGGCGGGGCGGGCGGTCTTCGAGAGGGGGCGGTAG
- the gyrB gene encoding DNA topoisomerase (ATP-hydrolyzing) subunit B produces the protein MPDTNGTDRPYEQATTPEGDTPTPPANALPTPPASGDGSPLPPAVAKEYGAGNIQVLEGLEAVRKRPAMYIGDVGVRGLHHLVYEVVDNSIDEALAGYCDHIEVTIHEDNSISVVDDGRGIPVEMHPREGKPAVEVVMTVLHAGGKFDKDTYKVSGGLHGVGVSCVNALSDRLDVEVRRDGGVFKMAFEKGDTVEELTRVRDLGPDEETGTTVRFKPDTGIFLDTVYRFDTLASRMRELAYLNKGVTITLSDEREEDDELRAETYHSEGGLAEFVAYLDEARESLFEDAIHIEDEDAEVPVSLAMRYNTGYQENVLSFVNNINTHEGGTHVSGFRRALTRTLKNYADNNDLLKKAKVNLSGDDFREGLTAVLSVKVQEPQFEGQTKTKLGNGEVQGAVESLVGQKLAEWLEDHPREAKTIVQKVILSAQARTAARRARELVQRKSAFGGGGLPGKLADCASKDPSESELYLVEGDSAGGSAKQARDRHFQAILPLRGKILNVEKARLDKILDNEEIKNMVTALGVQIAAGSDEFSDEKLRYHKVVLMTDADVDGAHIRTLLLTFIYRYLRPLLEAGYIYIALPPLYRAKKGKRELYAWNDKQLRDAIDELGGASGVGVQRYKGLGEMNPEQLWSTTMDPDHRMLQIVTIEDAAAADKTFSTLMGDAVEPRRKFIERNAKYATIDT, from the coding sequence ATGCCCGACACGAACGGTACCGACCGCCCCTACGAGCAGGCCACGACACCCGAGGGCGACACGCCCACGCCGCCGGCCAACGCCCTCCCGACTCCGCCGGCCTCGGGCGACGGCTCGCCTCTGCCACCTGCGGTTGCCAAGGAGTACGGCGCCGGCAACATCCAGGTGCTCGAAGGGCTGGAGGCCGTCCGCAAGCGGCCTGCCATGTACATCGGCGACGTCGGTGTGCGCGGGCTCCACCACCTCGTCTACGAGGTCGTCGACAACTCGATCGACGAGGCGCTCGCGGGCTACTGCGACCACATCGAGGTCACGATCCACGAGGACAACTCGATCTCGGTCGTCGACGACGGCCGCGGCATCCCGGTCGAGATGCACCCGCGCGAGGGCAAGCCGGCCGTCGAGGTCGTGATGACCGTTCTCCACGCGGGGGGCAAGTTCGACAAGGACACGTACAAGGTGTCCGGCGGCCTCCACGGCGTGGGCGTGAGCTGCGTGAACGCCCTCTCGGACCGGCTCGACGTCGAGGTCCGCCGCGACGGCGGCGTGTTCAAGATGGCGTTCGAGAAGGGCGACACGGTCGAGGAGCTGACCCGCGTCCGCGACCTCGGCCCGGACGAGGAGACCGGCACGACCGTCCGCTTCAAGCCGGACACCGGCATCTTCCTCGACACCGTCTACCGCTTCGACACGCTCGCGTCGCGGATGCGCGAGCTCGCCTACCTCAACAAGGGCGTGACGATCACGCTCTCCGACGAACGCGAGGAGGACGACGAGCTCCGTGCCGAGACGTACCACTCGGAGGGCGGCCTCGCCGAGTTCGTGGCCTACCTCGACGAGGCCCGCGAGTCCCTCTTCGAGGACGCGATCCACATCGAGGACGAGGACGCCGAGGTTCCTGTGTCGCTGGCCATGCGCTACAACACGGGCTACCAGGAGAACGTCCTCTCGTTCGTCAACAACATCAACACGCACGAGGGGGGGACGCACGTCTCCGGCTTCCGCCGCGCCCTCACGCGGACGCTCAAGAACTACGCGGACAACAACGACCTGCTCAAGAAGGCGAAGGTCAACCTCTCCGGCGACGACTTCCGTGAGGGCCTGACGGCCGTGCTGAGCGTGAAGGTGCAGGAGCCGCAGTTCGAGGGTCAGACCAAGACCAAGCTGGGCAACGGCGAGGTCCAGGGCGCCGTCGAGAGCCTCGTGGGGCAGAAGCTGGCCGAGTGGCTGGAGGACCACCCGCGCGAGGCCAAGACGATCGTCCAGAAGGTGATCCTGAGCGCGCAGGCGCGGACGGCGGCGCGGCGCGCCCGCGAGCTCGTCCAGCGCAAGAGCGCGTTCGGCGGCGGCGGCCTACCGGGCAAGCTGGCCGACTGCGCGTCGAAGGACCCGTCCGAGTCGGAGCTGTACCTCGTCGAGGGCGACTCGGCCGGCGGCTCGGCCAAGCAGGCCCGCGACCGGCACTTCCAAGCGATCTTGCCGCTGAGGGGCAAGATCCTGAACGTCGAGAAGGCCCGGCTCGACAAGATCCTCGACAACGAGGAGATCAAGAACATGGTGACCGCGCTCGGCGTCCAGATCGCGGCCGGCTCGGACGAGTTCTCCGACGAGAAGCTCCGCTACCACAAGGTGGTCCTGATGACCGACGCCGACGTCGACGGCGCGCACATCCGGACGCTCCTGCTCACGTTTATCTACCGGTATCTCCGTCCGCTCCTCGAAGCCGGCTACATCTACATCGCGCTTCCGCCGCTGTATCGCGCCAAGAAGGGCAAGCGCGAGCTCTACGCCTGGAACGACAAGCAGCTCAGGGACGCCATCGATGAACTCGGCGGCGCGTCCGGCGTCGGCGTCCAGCGCTACAAGGGGCTCGGCGAGATGAACCCCGAGCAGCTCTGGAGCACGACCATGGACCCGGACCACCGGATGCTCCAGATCGTGACGATCGAGGATGCCGCGGCCGCCGACAAGACGTTCTCGACGCTCATGGGCGACGCCGTCGAGCCCCGGCGCAAGTTCATCGAGCGGAACGCGAAGTACGCCACGATCGACACCTAG
- the hflX gene encoding GTPase HflX, with product MTQPTSRRRETAVLVGVQTPDTTPAELRDGLDELELLTDTAGADTAARITQNLPRVHGATFIGKGKVEELRKTVEKHKADLVVFDDDLSPVQVRNLEKALKSEDNAVKLVDRSGLILDIFADRARTAQAKAQVELAQLQYLRSRLTRAWTHLERQKGGIGMRGPGETQIETDRRLIGKRIAVLKDHLDRIDRQRTTQRKGRVDQTRVALVGYTNAGKSTLMNALADETVFAEDRLFATLDATTRQVDLDTNKAVLLADTVGFIRKLPHALVESFKSTLDEVREADLLLHVVDVTHPNAEDHVRVVNETLSELGAQDKPTLMVFNKVDALDDPGLLDQLEQAYDDAVFISAARGIGLDELRTRTLALVEADYVDRVALLPVAKPKARAHIHSVAEVIEEEVGFAGDAYDASAPPVAVVRLHFRASTKNAPDLDRMLERYGNLRWQTAADVPSGDGAAQSATLADDDGA from the coding sequence TTGACGCAACCGACCTCCCGCCGACGTGAGACCGCCGTCCTCGTCGGTGTCCAGACGCCTGACACGACGCCCGCCGAACTCCGCGACGGCCTCGACGAACTCGAACTCCTCACCGATACGGCCGGCGCCGACACGGCCGCCCGCATCACCCAAAATCTCCCGCGCGTCCACGGCGCGACGTTCATCGGGAAAGGGAAGGTCGAGGAGCTCCGCAAGACCGTCGAGAAGCACAAGGCCGACCTCGTGGTGTTCGACGACGACCTCTCGCCGGTCCAGGTCCGCAACTTGGAGAAGGCGCTGAAGTCGGAGGACAACGCGGTCAAGCTGGTCGACCGGTCCGGCCTCATCCTGGACATCTTCGCCGACCGCGCGCGGACGGCGCAGGCCAAGGCACAGGTCGAACTCGCGCAGCTCCAGTACCTCCGGAGCCGCCTCACGCGGGCCTGGACCCACCTCGAGCGCCAGAAGGGCGGCATCGGGATGCGCGGGCCGGGTGAGACGCAGATCGAGACCGACCGCCGCCTCATCGGCAAGCGGATCGCCGTGCTCAAGGATCACCTCGACCGGATCGACCGCCAGCGGACCACGCAGCGGAAGGGCCGCGTCGACCAGACCCGCGTCGCGCTCGTCGGGTACACCAACGCTGGCAAGAGCACGCTCATGAACGCGCTCGCCGACGAGACGGTCTTCGCCGAAGACCGCCTCTTCGCCACGCTCGACGCCACGACCCGCCAGGTCGACCTCGACACGAACAAAGCCGTTCTCCTGGCCGACACCGTCGGGTTCATCCGGAAGCTGCCGCACGCGCTCGTCGAGAGCTTCAAGAGCACGCTCGACGAGGTCCGCGAGGCTGACCTCCTGCTCCACGTCGTCGACGTGACGCACCCAAATGCCGAGGACCACGTCCGCGTGGTCAACGAAACGCTCTCCGAGTTGGGGGCTCAGGACAAGCCGACGCTCATGGTGTTCAACAAGGTGGACGCCCTGGACGACCCCGGCCTTCTGGACCAACTCGAGCAGGCTTACGACGACGCCGTGTTCATCTCGGCCGCGCGCGGCATCGGGCTCGACGAACTCCGCACCCGTACGCTCGCCCTCGTCGAGGCGGACTACGTCGACCGCGTAGCGCTCTTGCCCGTCGCGAAGCCGAAAGCCCGGGCCCACATCCACAGCGTGGCCGAGGTGATCGAGGAGGAAGTCGGTTTCGCCGGAGACGCCTACGACGCCAGCGCGCCACCCGTCGCTGTGGTCCGCCTCCACTTCCGGGCCTCGACGAAGAACGCGCCCGACCTCGATCGGATGCTCGAGCGCTACGGCAACCTCCGCTGGCAAACGGCCGCCGACGTGCCGTCAGGCGACGGCGCCGCGCAGTCCGCCACGCTGGCGGACGACGACGGCGCGTAG
- a CDS encoding vWA domain-containing protein, which produces MGFLNPFLLVGLAAAAIPIVVHLFNFRRPQRVDFSTLRFVREIEATSMRRVRIRQWLLLALRTLAVLFLVLAFARPTRTADAGVFEEGAARSLVLVLDNSRSMTLRDAQGALIDQARTLGGTVVEATGRGDERTLLPVARPPEFRAVPYATAGPVLDAIAATPSLAGAEPLTAAVARAGSLLEGAAHPRREIVVVSDFQAATFTDSASAALPDDVDVTLLPLGARRQVNTAVTDVEVVSRIVEPGRPVQIEATVTRYGGRPGTVGAALLLDGERVAETAVDVVPNTPVRVPFTVTPPARGWLGGEVRIEADGAEWDDARYFALRVPPPPRVLVVRGDGQRADLVTLALGVAAESGGVALNEVAEGALAGADLSDYDAVVLVGPASVADPGRLAAFVAEGGGVLAFPGTDPESLNPLLSALGAGRIDGALGESDGEAIGRTTDLDLDHPLFAGVFDAARPTPEAADVRRIARYRPGGADESTLIKTQTGAPMLQEIRRGEGSVLLFGVAPDLRWSDLPQRGLFVPLLYRAAAYLAAGSSVADSGELVAREGGTVRVEGVEAGAALRLVGPDGTALTPLQRTVPGAVVLDVGDAVARAGLYRVVQGGRTLRVVAVNEDARESDPAQLDPAEAARRLEAATDRPVRVVEGAADLSASGEPSGMPLWTLFLALALTCLVAETLVTTRWRAAPGA; this is translated from the coding sequence ATGGGCTTTCTGAATCCGTTCCTCCTGGTCGGCCTCGCGGCGGCGGCGATCCCGATCGTCGTCCACCTCTTCAACTTCCGCCGGCCGCAGCGCGTCGACTTCTCGACGCTCCGGTTCGTGCGCGAGATCGAGGCGACCTCGATGCGCCGCGTCCGCATCCGCCAGTGGCTGCTGCTGGCGCTCCGGACGCTCGCCGTGCTGTTCCTCGTGCTCGCCTTCGCACGCCCGACGCGGACGGCCGATGCCGGAGTGTTCGAGGAGGGTGCGGCCCGGAGCCTCGTCCTCGTCCTCGACAACAGCCGGTCGATGACGCTGCGCGACGCGCAGGGCGCCCTCATCGACCAGGCGCGCACGCTCGGCGGGACGGTCGTCGAGGCGACGGGCCGCGGCGACGAGCGGACGCTCCTCCCAGTCGCCCGCCCACCCGAGTTCCGGGCGGTGCCGTACGCAACGGCCGGACCGGTCCTCGACGCCATCGCCGCGACGCCGTCCCTCGCAGGCGCCGAGCCCCTGACGGCCGCCGTTGCTCGGGCCGGAAGCCTGTTGGAGGGCGCGGCGCATCCGCGCCGTGAGATCGTCGTCGTGAGCGACTTCCAGGCCGCGACGTTTACCGACTCCGCCAGCGCCGCACTCCCCGACGACGTCGACGTGACGCTCCTTCCGCTCGGCGCACGTCGGCAGGTCAACACGGCCGTGACGGACGTGGAGGTCGTGAGCCGAATCGTGGAGCCCGGCCGGCCGGTACAGATCGAGGCGACAGTGACTCGCTACGGAGGACGCCCCGGGACGGTTGGCGCCGCGCTCCTGCTCGATGGTGAGCGCGTCGCCGAAACGGCCGTTGACGTGGTTCCAAACACGCCTGTGCGTGTCCCGTTCACGGTCACGCCTCCCGCCCGCGGGTGGCTCGGCGGCGAGGTCCGCATCGAGGCCGACGGTGCCGAGTGGGACGACGCGCGCTACTTCGCCCTCCGCGTGCCGCCGCCGCCGCGCGTGCTCGTGGTCCGCGGCGACGGCCAGCGGGCCGACCTCGTAACGCTCGCGCTGGGCGTCGCTGCCGAGTCGGGCGGCGTCGCGCTCAATGAGGTCGCCGAGGGCGCGCTGGCCGGCGCGGATCTGAGCGACTACGACGCCGTCGTGCTCGTCGGCCCTGCCTCGGTGGCCGACCCGGGGCGGCTGGCCGCGTTCGTGGCCGAGGGCGGCGGCGTCCTCGCGTTCCCCGGGACGGATCCGGAGTCGCTCAACCCGCTTCTCTCTGCGCTCGGCGCGGGCCGGATCGACGGCGCACTCGGGGAGTCCGACGGCGAGGCCATTGGTCGCACGACCGATCTCGACCTGGACCACCCGCTCTTCGCGGGGGTCTTCGACGCGGCCCGCCCGACGCCCGAGGCGGCCGATGTACGCCGCATCGCCCGCTACCGTCCGGGCGGCGCCGACGAGTCGACGCTCATTAAGACACAGACGGGCGCGCCGATGCTCCAGGAGATCCGGCGCGGCGAGGGCAGCGTGCTCCTGTTCGGCGTCGCGCCGGACCTCAGGTGGAGCGACCTCCCGCAGCGCGGCCTGTTCGTTCCCCTCCTGTACCGCGCTGCCGCGTACCTCGCCGCCGGGTCGTCGGTCGCCGACTCGGGCGAGCTGGTCGCAAGGGAAGGGGGAACCGTCCGCGTCGAGGGCGTCGAGGCGGGCGCGGCACTCCGCCTTGTGGGGCCGGACGGAACGGCGTTGACGCCACTCCAGCGGACGGTCCCGGGCGCCGTCGTCCTCGACGTGGGCGATGCCGTCGCGCGGGCGGGTCTGTACCGCGTCGTGCAAGGCGGGCGGACGCTCCGCGTGGTCGCCGTCAATGAGGACGCGCGCGAGTCGGACCCGGCACAACTGGATCCGGCGGAGGCTGCGCGTCGGCTGGAGGCCGCGACGGACCGGCCGGTCCGTGTGGTCGAGGGGGCCGCGGATTTGTCCGCCTCGGGCGAGCCGAGCGGGATGCCGCTGTGGACCCTCTTCCTGGCGCTCGCCCTCACGTGCCTCGTCGCCGAGACGCTCGTGACGACACGCTGGCGGGCAGCCCCTGGGGCGTGA